The proteins below are encoded in one region of Neofelis nebulosa isolate mNeoNeb1 chromosome 17, mNeoNeb1.pri, whole genome shotgun sequence:
- the LOC131500368 gene encoding endogenous retrovirus group S71 member 1 Env polyprotein-like, which translates to MLTPSPHRNKPEIRETDTFKALYYTSKFLNATNPNITWDCWLCLNPRPPYYIGIGAPVPLGTREDQVRNLSHGQIEGHCTRGQNPSLTLGDLEGMGTCFYAGNYQIKRSRYLAYCNSTIYLPDNSHVGGTLYFLVPPSGTWFACSLGLTPCLNLHLIIKRSDFCILVHLLPQVFYFSGEGGKEHLGFIPQSRFPREPISPILVPLFVGLGVAGSIGVSTAAFITGDQNFKLLSKQIDQDISELERNIDKLSESVNSLAEVVLQNRRGLDLLFLQQGGLCMALGEQCCFYVNNSGIIKQTLSQVRQRLEERERQKQINPNWYESIFSWSPWLTTLLSALAGPPIFLFLAITIGPCLIELLLQFINRKIGSIKLMVLCSPYVPPAQMPE; encoded by the coding sequence ATGTTGACTCCTTCCCCCCATAGGAACAAACCTGAAATAAGAGAGACCGATACCTTTAAAGCCTTGTACTATACCTCTAAGTTTTTAAATGCCACCAACCCTAACATCACTTGGGATTGTTGGCTATGTTTGAATCCTAGGCCCCCCTACTACATAGGAATAGGTGCTCCGGTCCCTTTGGGAACGAGGGAAGACCAAGTCAGGAATTTGAGCCATGGCCAGATAGAGGGTCATTGTACCCGGGGGCAGAACCCAAGTCTCACCTTAGGAGATCTAGAAGGAATGGGGACTTGTTTCTATGCTGGAAATTACCAGATAAAACGGTCCAGGTATTTGGCTTATTGTAACAGCACCATCTACTTGCCAGATAATAGTCATGTGGGGGGTACCCTTTACTTCCTTGTACCGCCCTCTGGGACTTGGTTCGCTTGCTCCTTGGGTTTAACCCCTTGTTTAAACCTCCACCTTATAATCAAGAGGTCTGATTTCTGCATTCTAGTCCACCTCCTACCCCAGGTCTTCTACTTTTCAGgtgaaggaggaaaagaacaCCTAGGTTTCATTCCGCAGTCTCGATTTCCGAGGGAACCCATTTCTCCTATCCTAGTGCCCCTCTTTGTAGGACTGGGGGTTGCAGGATCCATTGGCGTAAGTACTGCCGCTTTCATCACCGGGGATCAGAACTTCAAATTACTAAGCAAGCAAATTGATCAGGATATATCAGAATTAGAAAGGAATATTGATAAACTGTCTGAATCTGTAAACTCTTTAGCAGAGGTGGTACTTCAGAATCGGAGGGGCTTGGACCTGTTATTTTTACAACAAGGAGGGCTTTGTATGGCCCTTGGGGAACAGTGCTGCTTTTATGTCAATAATTCAGGAATCATCAAGCAGACCTTGAGTCAGGTCAGACAACGattagaggaaagagaaagacaaaaacaaattaatccaAATTGGTATGAGTCTATATTTTCCTGGTCCCCTTGGCTAACAACTCTCCTAAGTGCCCTTGCGGGACCccctatctttctctttctggctatAACTATAGGACCCTGTTTGATAGAACTACTACTTCAGTTCATAAATCGAAAAATAGGATCTATAAAGCTTATGGTATTATGTAGCCCATACGTCCCACCAGCTCAAATGCCAGAATAA